One Serpentinicella alkaliphila DNA segment encodes these proteins:
- a CDS encoding radical SAM protein, which translates to MNNQTEVYEGYEVGPIRPPSEAQSLMIRISRNCPWNNCKFCGLYKGTKFSIRPKEHVIEDINQIKRFIDIVRETETLSDSDSSKKLAEINSSLGESERIAFYSAVGWYRVGMESIFLQDANSLIIKPDDLVEILEHIKACFPEVQRITSYARSHTIARISDEDLLRFANAGLNRIHIGMESASDEILKLIKKGVDKETHIKAGKKVKKAGIQLSEYFMPGLGGNEYSRENAIETADALNQINPDFIRIRTLAIPDNVELFKDYEQGIFTRTNDVKIVEELLLFTEKLEGITSTIKSDHILNLVMEYEGQLPQDKDKMISALQWFLNLNENEKMVFMVGRRTGIMNYMYDLVNSNKRERVLNIIKDNNITTQNVDEVVWELMKRFI; encoded by the coding sequence ATGAATAATCAAACAGAAGTATATGAGGGATATGAAGTTGGTCCAATTAGACCTCCAAGTGAAGCACAAAGCTTAATGATTAGAATATCTAGAAATTGTCCATGGAACAATTGTAAATTCTGTGGTTTATACAAAGGCACAAAATTTAGTATAAGACCCAAAGAACATGTGATAGAAGACATAAATCAAATTAAGAGATTTATAGATATTGTAAGGGAAACTGAAACATTAAGCGATTCAGACTCTAGCAAAAAGTTAGCTGAAATTAATAGCTCTTTAGGAGAAAGTGAAAGAATTGCCTTCTATTCAGCTGTAGGTTGGTATAGAGTAGGTATGGAATCAATTTTTCTTCAGGATGCGAATTCATTAATTATTAAACCAGATGATTTAGTTGAAATATTAGAGCATATTAAGGCTTGTTTCCCTGAGGTACAGAGAATAACTTCATATGCAAGATCCCATACAATTGCGAGAATTAGTGATGAGGATTTATTAAGATTTGCTAATGCTGGATTAAATAGAATTCATATTGGTATGGAAAGTGCATCCGATGAAATATTAAAGCTAATAAAAAAGGGTGTTGATAAAGAAACTCATATAAAGGCTGGAAAGAAAGTTAAAAAAGCTGGAATTCAGCTATCTGAGTACTTTATGCCAGGTCTTGGCGGAAATGAATATTCTAGGGAAAACGCAATTGAAACTGCTGATGCCCTTAATCAAATAAACCCTGATTTTATAAGAATTAGAACATTAGCAATACCTGATAATGTTGAGTTATTTAAGGATTATGAGCAGGGGATATTTACTAGAACAAATGATGTAAAAATTGTAGAAGAGTTACTTTTGTTTACTGAAAAATTAGAAGGTATTACAAGTACAATTAAAAGTGATCATATTTTAAACTTAGTTATGGAGTATGAAGGTCAATTACCACAGGATAAGGATAAAATGATTAGTGCACTCCAATGGTTTTTAAATCTCAATGAAAATGAAAAGATGGTATTTATGGTTGGTAGAAGAACTGGTATTATGAACTATATGTATGATTTGGTAAATAGTAACAAGCGAGAAAGGGTACTAAATATTATTAAAGATAATAATATTACTACTCAAAATGTAGATGAAGTAGTTTGGGAATTAATGAAAAGATTTATATAA
- a CDS encoding L-lactate MFS transporter — protein MVKYFKNRWFVVLGAVLLQVCTGALYSWSLFNQPLIDRFNWSSSEVVFTYSLIIFVFAATTILSGRLQDKFGPRIVATIGAVFYGLGLMLASTATSIIQLYLYYGVIAGIGVGFIYVCPLATCVKWFPEKKGFITGISVGAFGLGSLVFKSVIQSLLISKGVSQTFLYLGIIYITITLIGAQFLRVPPKTETKAVNPEDESNYTVSEMVKTKAFYLIWIIFLLGCMSGLLVIGLAKDIGVQLANLDTIKASNAVAMIALFNAGGRLGWGALSDRMNRMKVVFMMFTMTAACLILMSVVSLNYLTYSISLAGIAFCFGGFLAVFPTIAGQFYGIKNLGANYGIIYQAYGTAALVGPIIVAKVGNLQTTFIIAAGLSILGAIMSLRVKSPRKPTLVNMKLKVSEA, from the coding sequence ATGGTAAAATATTTTAAAAATAGATGGTTTGTAGTATTAGGTGCAGTTTTGCTACAGGTATGTACTGGTGCTCTTTATTCTTGGAGTTTATTTAACCAGCCATTAATAGATAGATTTAATTGGAGTAGTAGTGAAGTAGTTTTTACCTACTCATTAATAATATTTGTGTTTGCAGCCACTACCATTCTATCCGGCCGTTTGCAGGATAAATTCGGACCTAGAATAGTTGCTACAATAGGGGCTGTATTCTATGGATTAGGTCTTATGTTAGCATCAACTGCAACGTCGATTATTCAATTGTATTTATACTATGGAGTAATTGCAGGAATTGGTGTAGGATTTATTTATGTTTGCCCTCTTGCTACTTGTGTTAAGTGGTTTCCTGAGAAAAAGGGATTTATTACTGGGATTTCAGTAGGTGCCTTTGGACTAGGTAGTTTAGTTTTCAAATCTGTAATTCAGTCTCTATTGATTTCAAAAGGTGTTTCTCAAACATTTCTATATTTAGGAATTATATATATAACTATTACACTAATAGGTGCTCAATTTTTAAGAGTACCGCCAAAAACAGAGACAAAAGCTGTAAATCCTGAGGATGAAAGTAATTATACGGTTAGTGAAATGGTTAAAACAAAAGCTTTTTATTTGATTTGGATCATTTTCTTACTAGGATGTATGAGTGGATTACTTGTTATTGGTTTAGCAAAGGATATAGGGGTACAATTGGCTAATCTAGATACAATCAAAGCCTCCAATGCAGTTGCAATGATTGCATTATTCAACGCTGGTGGTAGACTTGGATGGGGGGCTTTATCTGACAGAATGAACAGAATGAAAGTTGTATTTATGATGTTCACTATGACAGCTGCATGCTTAATTTTAATGAGTGTTGTTTCGTTAAATTATCTAACCTACTCTATTTCCCTAGCAGGTATTGCCTTTTGCTTTGGTGGTTTTTTAGCTGTATTTCCGACTATAGCTGGGCAATTCTACGGTATTAAAAATTTAGGTGCAAATTATGGAATAATATATCAGGCCTATGGTACAGCAGCCTTAGTTGGACCTATAATTGTAGCTAAAGTTGGAAATCTACAGACAACTTTTATAATTGCTGCAGGGCTTTCTATTTTAGGTGCCATTATGTCCTTAAGGGTAAAAAGTCCCAGGAAACCTACATTAGTAAATATGAAGCTAAAGGTTAGCGAAGCATAA